The window ccaatttctacatattgttgctttaaactaaaatgacaaaaataaacagattataaACGTATGCAGACAGATGACACAGATATTCAGGGTTACATGAGTAGTTGATTTTCATTCAAAAGAAGTATAAATATCTGTGTGATGTTTAAACTGAGAGATTTTTCTGATGCAATGTCAGAATTTGTTCCAGATTTTAGTGTACGtacagaagaaaacacagatATAACTTAACGCTGGGATATGATTGAGTCATTTGTAATAGCTTTGGGTTATTCCTCCAGGTTGAAAATACTTCAGCCCTggtgtacattttttaatttaaattctgTATCTTTGTTTGTCTTACATTACAGGTTGATCCCCATTTCAATGTATTTAGCATATGTGCTCACCCCCTTCATAAAAAGTGCTTCGGTGATACCAGGCACCAGCATATCGATGAGCGGGACCGTCCCTTCTATTGGCAAATACTGCAACAGGTAAGCAACCAACCTCTTTGATAAACTTCCTGTAGAGTCACTGCTTTCAAAGAAGGTACAGGAGTGAAATAGGTCTGTTCCCCTGCGCTTTTGACCTGTTTGATTTTCCTTTTATCCTCAGCTGTATTTTGTTCTTGCATGTCTGGAGAGATTCCTGCTCTGATGATGTGAGTATGAAACGGTCTCATGACACACTGTGTGAACTCGCCTATAAGTCTTTCTTGGGTGgattcattttaacttgcaatggttttttttttccacatttcttctttctttcttcttaatTTTCACGTATTGTTACTTTTATTGGCATTGTTACACATTGTATTCATTATAAACGCCTTTGTTGTGTTCAGCCatctaaaaaaaatgatgattcattgttttaacacaatgtttgttttctttccaggAAAAAAACCACGATATCACGATCCGATTATTTCTTCTCATCGTTGTGATATCAGTGCTGCTGACCTGCTCTGTAAGTCGAAAGCAATCGAATTGGGAGATTGTTTGTTGACAGTTCTGTCTTGATATGATTAggattcatcttttttttttcttccttttcttgttTCAGGTCATTTACTACAAGGTTGGTAAATGGTACAAGAGACATGAGCAGGAGGGGCTTTTTCCTGTGGAGGGAGACGGACGTTCAAGGAGGAGATTTAAAAGAGTGCTTTCTACGGCAAGAAACATGATGATGGTCGTCTTATTCTGCTGGGCACCAGgtacgcaggcacacacacacgcccccacacacactcacacacatgcacccacacaTTACATTTCATTACATCAGACTGATGTCCTATGTTTCTTCCGGCTGTAGTGATTGTCCTCATTCTGCTGTCGTACCTGATGTACTGGACCAAGGTTGAACAACACAGTCTGTTTGTTCTTTACATAATACAGGTGcgtttcaaaaataaaaaacaagacatgaTTTGAAAAGAGGAATTTAAAGTTTCCTCTTATGTCTGAACAGCaggttttattattgtttttgttcatctCAGGCTGCCAGCGTTTCCCTGCAAGGCTTCCTGAACAGTATGGTTTACGCCTGGAGAAGGCCCAACTTCACGGAGGCTGTTCTGGGAGAGAACACACCCCTGGTGGGATACAACCGCCTTGCCTTCTTTGATGAATCACTGAGGAGCTCGTCCTGTTGactccaaacacacagagacacttttATGCTGCTGCAACTTGCACTGGCCTGAGGAACACTGGCTGTATGCCCGCAAGGTTCTTCGCTTCATCGCAGTCTAGACTGAAACATCCAACGTTCTCATTCACAGACTGAGCATGAAGAGAAACAGAACGGaaggagttttttttaaaacaagcaaagactgctgcagtgtttttcaTCGCAACTCCTGCAGTATAGTAGCATTTTGTTTTGTACAGATGGTGACAAAAAGGACTTCTGGATACAATGTAGAATTGTGACATCATTACAATGTGCTGTTAAagttttttaagattttaaagAATTCTTGAATTATTGCGGTGTGGGATTTCATTTTGTATTGTCAGCTATATATTGTTAAATAACGCTCTTTTAATCCAATCGTTGTACTGACTTACTCAACCGTGTCTCTGTACTCTGCAGTTCAAGACAAGAATGATGTGAAACCTGTCGGGGTTGTACAGCTCGCGGTGTCATAGCCGAAGCAGCGTGCCACCTATGATGACATAAGCGTTCAGTCTCAGGAGCATGTTGTACAGAACGCGTTGCAGCCGTGAGGAATGCTGAGTTGCTGTAGACAAGAAAGGAACACAATATCTGCCATGTCACCTTAACTTTTAACGTGGCTCATAAAAAGCAGTACGCGCTTATGCAGCCGAGCTCGCACATGCGGCTTATCAGCTATGTGGTTGTTAACGCACACAAACACGGGTGCACAGACGAGTGTGTTATTATGTTATAGCATCTTAAACGTCAGGGTGAAACGTTTGGAACCGAGTTGAACTCTGCGAGGCAAACCTGTTTCTGATTATGTAACTGATCAGCTGACTCAAGCATTTATCTGCTGCACTGTAAAGCAAACTTGTTCAGTTCAGGAAAGTAAATGTTCAGTTTTGACTGTGCACACAGGTCCTTTGTGGAGGGCCACGCAGTCACCTGTACATAGACTGatgcaaagaagaaaacatgaaggTTATACATTACACAAGGCATgtaacaataaaaaacagatggAGACGGATGAGAGACGTCTGGTTTTTTACTATGTTTTGTCCTGTTACGCGGAGCTGTAGGTTCCTCCATTGTGTTCAGTATGGATTCAGTTGAGGAAAGAATAAACCCTTTTATATTATCCATGTTCACGGATCCATATTGTTATAGAAAGCCATGCAGCCTGCATCAGCTTCACCTAATTTTAATTTCCTTCGAGCAATCCGTCACCCGACGTGCCCCAGATATCCTGCCTATTCATGGATATCATGTGAGAAGAATAATGACTGTGTACCGCAGCGTCACAGAAAAAGGAGGCCATCCTCAGCGGATATGTTCAGTGCCTGGGAAACACGGAGATGTGATAAATCCCGTCCCTTGTTAGAAGTCATTATGAGCGGCTCAGAGCCGTTTGGTTATTATTTGAACAGCAGCATGGACACCAGCCATACTGTGGCCACAAGGCtgcatgttcatgtgtttgtctgtgcgTACGCATAGTTGCTCCATAAATCATCTGCCCAGTGAATCTTCTGAATATGACGAATGAACCCCGCAGACTTGCTGACTAAACTGCCAGGCGGTGGCTTGCTTGACTTTCTGGATTTTCTAAATGTGTTGTGCCCCGCAGCTCCAAGGTTATCTGAGTGCGTGGGCACACAGCGCTGCGCACGtgtgagtaaaagtaaaagggAAAGGGAGATGTCAAACACAGACTTCAGGAAGAAAACAGCACATGGAACAATTCTCCCATAAGCATAATCATCCACGCCCATCTTTAGGATACAACAtgttaaaggatgagttcaccccaaaatgacAGTTCAGTTGTTATCTACTCAACCCGacactgatggaaagtcaggtgagttttcatagtccacaaaacatttctggagcttctcagcaaaacagagctgcagcataaaaaataaaaacgtaagaaaacaaaaacaaccatgaAATCCAGCTCTTGGGAAGAATTTGTTTGGAAAGACGTAACACGCACCCTTTTTAACTCCAGCATCTCCACTGTAGCAGCTACACCCACCCTGTCTAAAGTGGGAGCACAAGCTGAAACATGTCAAGAATGCAAAACTGCATTGAGTCATTTTAGgtgggtttttttcttgttatttttaacattttaaaacaagtccccatctacttcactTGTTACGTTTTTCTGAGACGTTCATATCACTTTCCATCAGTGCCCCACACTGATATTGAGTAGGTGATGACGGCAGTTTCAgtatttgggtgaacttttcctttaaagccATCAGTCAAAGATGTACATTGTGTTGTTTATCGCGGTCAGATGAGATACAGACTTTCTGTTTCAGTTCATTTAAGTTGTTTGTCAGTGTCAGTACTGGCTCTCACACTGctccatttaattttttaaatcgtTACAGCTTTTTATCAGCTtgtaataaagtttttattCGATGTTTGTTGTGTTCCTGCGAAATAGTTCAGTGGTTTTTGGTGGTTATAATATCTGATAAAACAACACCACAGCCTGGCGATAAACTTTATATGGGAAAATTCCAACCAGCAGACGAGTGAGACACACCTTTAAGGAGTTTCCTGATCAACACCTATCTCCCTCCAGGTGAGCAGGCGCGACTGTTTATGGTGAAAATGGCTCCATGTCAAAGGCAAGATGAGACTAGTTTCTTGAACTAACGGCGCagaaatttagatttttattctttaatacAGGTAATGACAGATCTCACATTAACTGtggggagattttttttcattgtttgcataAAATGTAGTCACTTTTTCCCCTAAAACATCCCTGCGGAACCAAAACACTGACTTAGGAcatatttcaataaaatctaCTCGCTTTACAGTACGATGTATTTGACAAAATACACTGATAACAAGAACAACACACAGCATCATCGTCAGTCTTCCCTCTAACACAGCTCGCTGTTAGTTGTCTCAGTGTCTGGGCGGGCATGATTGCCATGCTGGTGTTGTTTCTGGAACGTTATAATGATCGTTGCTTCCAGGACCATCATTGTAACTGACCAATCACGTTTTTATAATGCCAAAGTTTGATGACTCAgcgaagaaaagagaagagagagaagtaCACATGTGGGAAAAGGCATCCTGTTTTCCACAAGTCAAACGTTTTCAAAGGGTGTATTTTTCCCCGAACCacaaacctaaccaagtatttttgttgtctgGAGCTCATGAAACAGTGAcccaaaactgaaaagaaactgaaaatgaacttaaaaataaaaccacatgTTCCAAACGGATCACACAGCCAGGACTCCTGAGTGAGAGTCATGTATTTAACCCACAAAGTTACATCATTTCACTCCAGatgtgtttctctgctgctgttttgtgttttgataCGATGTTCCTGGGGCGACATTAATTATGAATTTTCTAGGGAACGACACCATCAGACACACCATCTGAGCAGAGTTGgcagtgctgcagctcttgGAGCTCTGCTCTGTAACAGACCCTGTGTGAGAAGGAGGCGAGCAGCGTATGAAACATCTGCTCTGTGGTGTTGAATTAAAAGTTCTGCCCCCGAAGTTAGACACTGATTGTTAAAAGTTGTTTCTGCACATCGTGCCAACCTTGTCTTTCCTCCTCAGAAGTCCATGGACAAGGATCTTTGCTGGGCCATTTCAAAGTTCCCTCTTCGACTTCCTCCTCTGCGTAC is drawn from Sparus aurata chromosome 8, fSpaAur1.1, whole genome shotgun sequence and contains these coding sequences:
- the LOC115586082 gene encoding uncharacterized protein LOC115586082, with product MTLNGTLRGWQIDFLTTEYLVLLTPSVIGSFSVLLVSIVRWRHLNEQVHLLVQLALADLLAAMILMCTSAMNKVSIEYRVEICQYSLPLSLTFYFISFLLVVVYAWKSNSALQGWRARPIGDEAGQSPCRRRIITLPVYAIVWLIPISMYLAYVLTPFIKSASVIPGTSISMSGTVPSIGKYCNSCILFLHVWRDSCSDDEKNHDITIRLFLLIVVISVLLTCSVIYYKVGKWYKRHEQEGLFPVEGDGRSRRRFKRVLSTARNMMMVVLFCWAPVIVLILLSYLMYWTKVEQHSLFVLYIIQAASVSLQGFLNSMVYAWRRPNFTEAVLGENTPLVGYNRLAFFDESLRSSSC